A window of the Lactuca sativa cultivar Salinas chromosome 5, Lsat_Salinas_v11, whole genome shotgun sequence genome harbors these coding sequences:
- the LOC111881465 gene encoding UDP-galactose/UDP-glucose transporter 7, with product MDKDTTPPYLSLFAALSYGIASMAMVFINKAVVMEYAFSMTLLTLQQMATALLIHFGRIMGWTRAKPLNVDTAKKLILVSLFYNGNVAFALASLKGVNIPMYIAIKRLTPLAVLIAGLFYKKGKHSKQVILSVSLTAAGVMIAALGDFSFDMFGYMMALISVFFQTMYLVLVERSGAEDGLSSIEIMFYNSLLSLPFLAFLIIITGEFPSSISLLYAKSASLYFLVMFVLSLVMGIILNYTMFLCTIVNSALTTTIVGVLKGVGSTTLGFFLLGGVQVHFLNVSGLVINTLGGLWYSLAKYQEKLRKTTLPR from the exons ATGGACAAAGATACGACGCCTCCGTATCTCAG TTTATTTGCTGCATTATcatatggaattgcatcaatggCCATGGTTTTCATAAACAAAGCAGTTGTCATGGAGTATGCATTTTCCATGACTCTCCTTACCTTACAG CAAATGGCAACTGCATTGCTTATACACTTTGGAAGAATAATGGGATGGACAAGAGCAAAACCACTAAATGTTGACACTGCAAAAAAGCTTATACTGGTTTCACTATTTTACAATGGaaatgtggcttttgctttagCAAGTTTGAAAGGAGTCAATATTCCAATGTACATTGCTATAAAACGACTTACGCCTCTAGCTGTATTAATCGCTGGACTTTTTTATAAAAAGGGGAAACACTCAAAACAG GTAATTCTTTCAGTATCACTAACTGCTGCAGGGGTAATGATTGCTGCACTTGGAGATTTTTCTTTCGACATGTTTGGATATATGATGGCTCTTATTTCTGTCTTCTTCCAG ACAATGTACCTAGTTTTGGTAGAGAGATCTGGTGCAGAGGATGGACTTTCATCGATTGAAATCATGTTTTACAACAGTCTTCTTTCCTTGCCATTCTTGGCGTTTCTCATAATAATTACTGGAGAATTCCCAAGTTCAATCTCATTATTATATGCAAAG AGTGCTTCGTTGTACTTTTTGGTGATGTTTGTTCTTTCCCTAGTGATGGGCATAATCTTGAACTACACCATGTTTTTATGTACAATTGTCAATTCTGCCCTTACTACAACCATTGTGGGGGTCCTCAAGGGCGTTGGATCCACA ACACTTGGGTTCTTCTTACTGGGAGGAGTTCAAGTACACTTTCTGAATGTGAGTG